AACCCGGGCCCCCCGGAATGCGAAAAAGGGGGATCGCTCCCCCTTCGTCTGTTTCCTTCGCCGTGCTTACGGACGGACGGCGATGTCGTTCTTGACCGCCTTCACGCCCGGGGTGCCGCGGGCGATCTCGGCGGCGCGGTTGCGTTCGGCGGTGCTCTTGGCGAAGCCGGACAGCTGTACGGTGCCCTTCAGCGTCTCGACGCTGATCGACATCGCGCTGACCGTCGGGTCCTCGGCGAACTTGGCCTTGACGCGGGTGGTGACGGTCGCGTCATCGACGTATTCGCCCACGGTGGATTGGTCGCGCGTGACGGCGCAGCCGACGGCGGTGAAGGCGAGCAGGCCCGACAGGGCGAGCGTGGCAGCGGTGTGCTTCATGATGGACTCCTGATGGGTGGCGGGTCTCCCCGCGAGCGGGATGCAAGTCAAATATAGACAAGGCCGGCCCGACCGGCTGTCCGACGAAACGGATCGCGCTGTAGGACGATTCTGTCGGCGCTGCGCACGCGCGTCCGCCAAGCCTGCGGGCGGCCGATGTGCCGTATCCTTCCGCTCGCGCCGGTGCGGACGGCCGCACGACTGCAAACCAACCCAGCGAGGCAAGATGCGATTCCTCCACTCCGCCGACTGGCATCTCGGCCGTGTCTATCACGGCGTTTCCCTGCTCGAGGACCAGGCCCACGTGCTCGGCGAATTCGTCCGCCTGGCCGCGGACACGCGACCCGACGCCATCCTGCTCGCCGGCGACATCTACGACCGTTCGGTGCCACCGGCCGAGGCCGTGCGCCTGCTCGACATGGTGCTGACCGAGCTGGTGCGCGGGCTGCGCATTCCGGTGGTGATGATCGCCGGCAATCACGATGGTCCCGATCGCCTCGCCTTCGGTGCGGACCTGCTCGGCGGCGCGGGGCTGACGGTGCGGGGCCCGGTGGAGGCCGACCCACAGCCGCTGGTGCTGCACGACGCTTACGGCGCGGTGGCGATCCACGCGCTGCCCTATGCCGAGCCGGCGGTGGTGCGTGCGGCGATGCCTGCATCTGACGATGAGAACGCCGCGGCGATCGACTCGCACCATGCCGCGCTGGCCGCGCAACTGCGGGCCGCGCGCGCAGCACAGCCGGCCGGCGCGCGCAGCGTGGTGGTGGCGCACGCCTTCGTGCTCGGCGGCAGCGAGAGCGAGTCGGAGCGGCCGCTGTCGGTGGGGGCCAGCGGCGCGGTGGGGGCGGCGCTGTTCGACGGTTTCGACTACGTCGCGCTGGGCCACCTGCACCGGCCACAACAGGTCGGTGAGGCGCGCATCCAGTATTCCGGCTCGCTGCTGAAGTACGCGTTCTCGGAAGCGGACCACGCCAAGTCGGTGAACCTGGTCGAGCTCGACGCCGCCGGCGCCTGCCGCATCGAGCGCCTGGCGCTGACGCCGCGCCGCGACCTGCGCATTGTCGAGGGCGAACTCGACGCTCTCCTCGCCGCCGCGGCGACCGATCCGCGCCGCGACGATTATATCCTCGCCCGCCTGGCCGATACCGGCGCGCTGCTCGACGCCATGGGCAAGCTGCGCACCGCCTATCCCAATGCGCTGGCCATCGAGCGTCCCGCGCTGGTCGGCGACGGCCCGGGCCGGGCCGCTGCGGACCATCGCCGCATCCGCGTGCAGGATCTGTTCGCCAGCTTCCACCTTGAAACCACCGGCAGGGCGCTGGACGAGGCCGGCCGCGACGTGCTCGACCGCCTCGTGGCGCGCATGGAACGCGAGGCGCGTCACGCATGAAGCCGCTCAAGCTCAGCCTGCAGGCCTTCGGCCCCTTCGCCACCCGCGAGGAGGTGGACTTCACCCGTCTGCCGCCCGGCGCGCTTTTCCTCATCGCCGGCCCCACTGGCGCGGGCAAGACCTCCATCCTCGACGGCATCACCTACGCGCTCTACGGCGACACCTCGGGCGGCGAGCGCAGCGCGCGCGAGATGCGCAGCCACCATGCCGACGCGGCACTGCAGACCGAGGTCGAGCTGGCGTTCGCGCTCGGCGCGCAGCGCTACCGCGTGCGCCGCGTGCCCGAGCAGACCCGCGCCGCGCAGCGTGGCGGCGGCGTGGTCAATGCACCGGCGAAGGCGGAACTGTTCCGCCTCGATGCCAATGGTGTGGACTGGATTCCGCTCGCCCAGCGCACCACCGAAGTCACCGCGCTGGTCGAGGACCTGCTCGGCTTCAAGGCCGATCAGTTCCGCCAGGTCGTGCTGCTGCCGCAAGGCCAGTTCCGCAAGCTGCTGGCGGCCAGTTCGGCCGAGCGCGAGAAGATCCTCGAAACCTTGTTCGGCACGGCCACCTACAAGCACCTGCAGGACGCCCTCAAGGCCGAGGCGGCCGCGCTGCGCGAACGCGGCGAGAAGGCCGCGCTGCAGCGCCAGACCCTGCTCGGCCAGGCGGGCGTCGACACGATGGACGCGCTCGTCGCCCGGCGTGACGCGCTGCAGGGCCAACTGGTGACGCTCGGCGACGCCGAGCAGCAGGCGCGGGCCGAAGACACCGCGGCGCGGGCCGCGCTGCAGCACGGTCAGGCGGTCGAGGCCCAGTTCGCCGAAGCGGCCGCCGCCGCCGCGGCGCTGCAGGCACTCGAGGCCGGCAAGGCCGAACTCGACGCCCAGCGCCTGCGGCTGGAACAGGCACGCCGCGCGATGCAGGTGCAGCCGGCCGATACCGCCCTGGCGTCCGCGCGCCGCAGTGCCGACGAGGTGGTGCAGCGCGAAGCCCAGGCCGCGCGCGACGCCACCGAAGCCGCCCAGCGCCTGGGCCAGGCCGAAGCCACGCTGCAGGCTGAGATCGCCCGCGCGCCGGCGCGCGAGGCGGCGCAGCGCGAGCTGCTGCGTCTCGAAGGGCTGGCCGAGGCTGTCGCCCGGTTGGCCCAGGCCGAGATCGAGGCTTGCCGCTGCGAGGCGGCGCGCATCGCGGCAGACAAGGCGCTCGCCGCCGCCACGGCCACGCAGCAGACGGTCGCCACCCGACGCACCACGCTCGCCGCACGCATCGACGCCCTGCAGCCGCTCGCGGCTGAGCGCGCCGCGCTCGAGCTGCGCCTGCAGCAGGCCGAGCAGCGCGCCCGGGCGCTCGCTGCACTGGCCGCGGCGCGCAAGCAGCTTGCCGGCCGCGAGGCGGAGGAGGCCAAGGCGATGACCCGCCATGAGGCCGCGCAGCGTGCTGCAGGCGAAGCCCGCGCCAAGGCTGCGGCGCTGGATGCGGACTGGCGCCAGGCCCAGGCCGCCATCCTGGCCGCTCACCTGCATGCCGGCGAGGCGTGCCCGGTGTGCGGCAGTGCGGCGCACCCGGCACCTGCCCGGCACGAGGGCGAGCTGCCGACCGAGCAGGCGCTGCAGGCCGCAGCCGAGCGTGCACGCGAGGCGGAGGCGGTGCTCGATGCCGCCCGCCAAGCGCTCAACCTGGCCGAGCTGGCGCGCGCCACGGCCGCGGCCGAGGTCGCCACGCGCGTGGCCGACTTGCAGCCCGCCGACTTACAGCCCGCCGAGGGCGCTGCGCCCGAACACCCGCTATCGATCGTGGAGGAGGGCGCGCCCGCGACCGATGCCGCCGAACTGCGACGGCAGCTCGACGCCGCCCGCGCGGCCGCGCTCGAGCTCGAACCCCTGCGCGTGCAACTGCAGGCTGCCGATGCCGAGCTCGGCAAGGCCGCAATCGCTGGCGAACAGGCCCGCACCCAGGCGGCGGAGGCGGCCAGCGCCGCGCGCGCCGCGCAGCACGTGGCCGACGAGCGTCGCGCAGGCGTGCCCGAAGCCCTGCGTACCCCTGACGCGCTGCAGGCCGGCATTGCCCAGGCGCAGGACACGCGCCAGCGTCTGGAACGTGCGCTGCAGCAGGCCCAGTCTACCCAGGGCGAAGCGGCCAGCCGGGCGGCCGCGCTGCGCGCGCAGCACGCCACGCTGGCCGAGGGCGTGCAGGCCGCACAGGCGCGTGTCGTCGAGGCGCATCGGCAGTTCGTCGCGGCCTTGCAGACGGCAGGCTTCTGGCCGGACGGCACCAGCGAGGGGGACGAGGGGGCCGCGGACCACGCGGAAGCTGCCTGGCGCGCGGCGCTACTGCCGGCCGAGCGCATTGCGATGCTCGAGTCCGCCGTCCGTGATGCCGACGACCGCCGCGCCGCGGCCCTCGAGCGTGCCGGACGCGCCGCGCAGGCGGTGGCCGGCCTGGTCCGTCCCGATCTCGCCACACTCGACGCCCGCGCCACGGCGTCGCGCGCGCGGGTCGAAGCGGTGGTCGACCGCATCGGTCAGACTCGCAGCGAGCTGCGCACCGTCACCGACACGCTCGCCCGCCTCGACGAGATCGCGCGCGAATCCGGCGCCATCGAGGCCGAATACCGCGTCGTCGGTCATCTCGCCGACATCGCCAACGGCAACAACGGCCGCAACCTCACCTTCCAGCGCTATGTGCTGGCCGCGCTGCTCGACGACGTGCTGCGCGCGGCCTCGCTGCGCCTGTCGACCATGAGCCGCGGCCGCTACCAGCTGCAGCGGCGCGAGGACGTGGCCGATGCCCGCCGCGCCGCGGGCCTCGATCTCGAGGTCTTCGACGAATACACCGGCCGTACGCGCCCGGCCAGCACCCTGTCCGGCGGGGAAGGCTTCATGGCCTCGCTGTCGCTCGCGCTCGGCCTGTCCGACGTGGTCCAGGCCTACGCCGGGGGCGTGCAGCTCGACACCCTGTTCATCGACGAAGGCTTCGGCAGCCTCGACCCGGAATCGCTCGACATGGCGATGAAGGCGCTGATCGACCTGCAACAGCGTGGCCGCACGGTGGGCGTGATCTCGCACGTCGAGGAGATGAAGCAGCAGATCGACGTGACGATCGAGGTGGTGCAGGGGGTGAGGGGGAGCCGGGTGAAGGTGCAAGCGCGATCCACCGGCTGCGGCACCGAAGGCCGCAGCCGTCGTGCTTACCCCGCCAGTGCCCGCGCGTGATGCCGCAGGTGATCCTCGATGAAGCTGGCGATGAAGTAGTAGCTGTGGTCGTAGCCCGGCTGCAGGCGTAGCGTCAGCGGGTGGCCGGCTGCGGTGGCGGCGGCCTGCAGGGCCTCGGGCTTGAGCTGCTCGGCGAGGAAGCCGTCGGCCTCGCCCTGGTCGACCAGCAGCGGCAGGCGTTCCGCAGCCTGCGCAATCAGCGCGCAGGCGTCCCATTCGCGCCATTGCGTGCGCTCGTCGCCCAGGTAGCGCGAGAAGGCCTTTTCACCCCACGGGCATTGCATCGGGTTCGTGATCGGTGCGAAGGCCGACACCGACCGGTAGCGCCCCGGGTTGCGCAGCGCGCACACCAGCGCGCCGTGCCCGCCCATGGAGTGGCCGCTGATGCCGCGCCGGTCGGAGGCGGGCAAGTTCGCCTCGATCAGCGCGGGCAGCTCCTCCACCACGTAGTCGTGCATGCGGTAGTGGCGCGACCACGGTGCCTGCGTGGCGTTTAAGTAGAAGCCGGCGCCGTGGCCGAAGTCCCACGCGCCGTCCGGGTCGCCCGGCACCTCGGCGCCGCGCGGGCTGGTGTCGGGGGCCACGATGATGAGGCCCAGCTCGGCGGCCACACGCTGCGCACCCGCCTTCTGCATGAAGTTCTCGTCGGTGCAGGTGAGTCCCGACAGCCAGTACAGCACCGGCAGGCGGGCGCCCGGCTGCTCGGCCTGCGGTGGCAGGTAGACCGCGAACACCATGTCGCAGGCCAGTGCCTGCGAGTGGTGACGGACGCGCTTGTGCCAGCCGCCGAAGCTTTTCTGGGTGCTGAGGATTTCCAGACTCATGGCCATGTCTCCGGGCAAGGTGGGGTCAGGATGGGGCAGCGCAGCCGGGCTCGCTGGGAGCGTGGGCGCGCTGCGGCTGCAGCTTGATCAGAAGTGAAT
This genomic window from Thauera humireducens contains:
- a CDS encoding AAA family ATPase → MKPLKLSLQAFGPFATREEVDFTRLPPGALFLIAGPTGAGKTSILDGITYALYGDTSGGERSAREMRSHHADAALQTEVELAFALGAQRYRVRRVPEQTRAAQRGGGVVNAPAKAELFRLDANGVDWIPLAQRTTEVTALVEDLLGFKADQFRQVVLLPQGQFRKLLAASSAEREKILETLFGTATYKHLQDALKAEAAALRERGEKAALQRQTLLGQAGVDTMDALVARRDALQGQLVTLGDAEQQARAEDTAARAALQHGQAVEAQFAEAAAAAAALQALEAGKAELDAQRLRLEQARRAMQVQPADTALASARRSADEVVQREAQAARDATEAAQRLGQAEATLQAEIARAPAREAAQRELLRLEGLAEAVARLAQAEIEACRCEAARIAADKALAAATATQQTVATRRTTLAARIDALQPLAAERAALELRLQQAEQRARALAALAAARKQLAGREAEEAKAMTRHEAAQRAAGEARAKAAALDADWRQAQAAILAAHLHAGEACPVCGSAAHPAPARHEGELPTEQALQAAAERAREAEAVLDAARQALNLAELARATAAAEVATRVADLQPADLQPAEGAAPEHPLSIVEEGAPATDAAELRRQLDAARAAALELEPLRVQLQAADAELGKAAIAGEQARTQAAEAASAARAAQHVADERRAGVPEALRTPDALQAGIAQAQDTRQRLERALQQAQSTQGEAASRAAALRAQHATLAEGVQAAQARVVEAHRQFVAALQTAGFWPDGTSEGDEGAADHAEAAWRAALLPAERIAMLESAVRDADDRRAAALERAGRAAQAVAGLVRPDLATLDARATASRARVEAVVDRIGQTRSELRTVTDTLARLDEIARESGAIEAEYRVVGHLADIANGNNGRNLTFQRYVLAALLDDVLRAASLRLSTMSRGRYQLQRREDVADARRAAGLDLEVFDEYTGRTRPASTLSGGEGFMASLSLALGLSDVVQAYAGGVQLDTLFIDEGFGSLDPESLDMAMKALIDLQQRGRTVGVISHVEEMKQQIDVTIEVVQGVRGSRVKVQARSTGCGTEGRSRRAYPASARA
- the fghA gene encoding S-formylglutathione hydrolase; protein product: MSLEILSTQKSFGGWHKRVRHHSQALACDMVFAVYLPPQAEQPGARLPVLYWLSGLTCTDENFMQKAGAQRVAAELGLIIVAPDTSPRGAEVPGDPDGAWDFGHGAGFYLNATQAPWSRHYRMHDYVVEELPALIEANLPASDRRGISGHSMGGHGALVCALRNPGRYRSVSAFAPITNPMQCPWGEKAFSRYLGDERTQWREWDACALIAQAAERLPLLVDQGEADGFLAEQLKPEALQAAATAAGHPLTLRLQPGYDHSYYFIASFIEDHLRHHARALAG
- a CDS encoding BON domain-containing protein, with the translated sequence MKHTAATLALSGLLAFTAVGCAVTRDQSTVGEYVDDATVTTRVKAKFAEDPTVSAMSISVETLKGTVQLSGFAKSTAERNRAAEIARGTPGVKAVKNDIAVRP
- a CDS encoding exonuclease SbcCD subunit D yields the protein MRFLHSADWHLGRVYHGVSLLEDQAHVLGEFVRLAADTRPDAILLAGDIYDRSVPPAEAVRLLDMVLTELVRGLRIPVVMIAGNHDGPDRLAFGADLLGGAGLTVRGPVEADPQPLVLHDAYGAVAIHALPYAEPAVVRAAMPASDDENAAAIDSHHAALAAQLRAARAAQPAGARSVVVAHAFVLGGSESESERPLSVGASGAVGAALFDGFDYVALGHLHRPQQVGEARIQYSGSLLKYAFSEADHAKSVNLVELDAAGACRIERLALTPRRDLRIVEGELDALLAAAATDPRRDDYILARLADTGALLDAMGKLRTAYPNALAIERPALVGDGPGRAAADHRRIRVQDLFASFHLETTGRALDEAGRDVLDRLVARMEREARHA